A genomic stretch from Thauera sp. GDN1 includes:
- the nhaC gene encoding Na+/H+ antiporter NhaC, translating into MSTKTIKRPTLGMALLPIALTLGVLGIQLFYFKDFTPHIPLAFGLAITAAIGWLQGHRWHDMEAGALRVVTIGLQSVAILMVVGMIIGTWIASGTVPYMIHAGLQLLTPAWFLAAGMLLCSVVSVSLGTSWGTTGTVGLALMGIGAGFEIPMYWTAGAVVSGAFFGDKISPLSDTTNLAPAVTGTNLFDHIRNMLPTTIPSMLIALVLYIIAGYSLIDGRPVDFAKITAITQGIESQFSLSWIVLLPAVLVLVLALNKMPAIPSLFAGAVAGGVVAIFVQGADLHQVFTYMHSGFKIESGITEIDKLLNRGGIESMTWVITLVMIALGFGGALEHTRCLEVIVDAVLKRTRSFGSMQAAATGTAIATNLVAGDPYLSIALPGRMYAPAYRGRGYSTLNLSRALEEGGTLVSPLVPWNAGGAIVITALGLGVSDGNFENLLYIPLSFACWMSPVIGIVYAYLGWFSPKASAAEQQRWRDMGEAIQTIDTTPGTTTLKPGYAAS; encoded by the coding sequence ATGAGCACCAAAACGATAAAACGGCCGACCCTCGGCATGGCCCTGCTTCCCATCGCCCTGACACTGGGCGTACTGGGCATCCAGCTCTTCTATTTCAAGGACTTCACGCCCCACATTCCGCTCGCGTTCGGCCTGGCCATCACCGCCGCCATCGGCTGGCTGCAGGGTCACCGCTGGCACGACATGGAAGCAGGCGCATTGCGCGTGGTCACCATCGGCCTGCAATCGGTCGCCATCCTGATGGTGGTGGGCATGATCATCGGCACCTGGATCGCCAGCGGCACCGTGCCGTACATGATCCACGCCGGCCTCCAGCTGCTCACCCCGGCCTGGTTCCTGGCCGCCGGCATGCTGCTGTGCTCGGTGGTGTCGGTTTCGCTCGGCACCTCGTGGGGCACCACCGGCACCGTCGGCCTGGCGCTGATGGGCATCGGCGCAGGCTTCGAGATCCCGATGTACTGGACCGCCGGTGCGGTCGTGTCGGGCGCCTTCTTCGGCGACAAGATCTCGCCGCTGTCGGACACCACCAACCTGGCGCCTGCGGTGACCGGTACCAATCTGTTCGATCACATCCGCAACATGCTTCCGACGACGATCCCGTCGATGCTGATCGCCCTCGTCCTCTACATCATTGCCGGCTACAGCCTGATCGACGGCCGACCGGTGGACTTCGCCAAGATCACCGCGATCACCCAAGGCATTGAAAGCCAGTTCAGCCTGAGCTGGATCGTACTGCTGCCGGCGGTGCTGGTCCTGGTGCTGGCCCTGAACAAGATGCCGGCCATCCCCTCGCTGTTCGCCGGCGCCGTGGCCGGTGGCGTCGTGGCCATCTTCGTGCAGGGTGCGGATCTGCATCAGGTCTTCACCTACATGCACAGCGGCTTCAAGATCGAGTCGGGCATCACGGAGATCGACAAGCTGCTGAACCGTGGCGGCATCGAATCGATGACCTGGGTGATCACCCTGGTCATGATCGCGCTCGGCTTCGGCGGCGCGCTGGAGCACACCCGCTGCCTGGAAGTGATCGTCGATGCGGTGCTCAAGCGCACCCGTAGCTTCGGTTCGATGCAGGCGGCCGCCACCGGCACGGCCATCGCCACCAACCTGGTCGCCGGCGACCCCTACCTGTCGATCGCCCTGCCCGGCCGCATGTACGCACCGGCGTATCGTGGCCGCGGTTATTCGACGCTGAACCTGTCGCGCGCACTCGAGGAAGGCGGCACCCTGGTCTCTCCGCTGGTGCCCTGGAACGCAGGCGGCGCCATCGTCATCACCGCACTGGGCCTGGGGGTGTCGGACGGCAACTTCGAGAACCTGCTCTACATCCCGCTTTCCTTCGCCTGCTGGATGTCCCCGGTGATCGGCATCGTTTATGCTTACCTCGGTTGGTTCTCCCCCAAGGCCAGCGCCGCAGAACAGCAGCGTTGGCGCGACATGGGCGAAGCCATCCAGACCATCGACACCACCCCTGGCACGACGACGCTGAAACCCGGCTACGCGGCCAGTTGA
- the glyA gene encoding serine hydroxymethyltransferase produces the protein MFAMTDRIAGFDDELKAAMDAEFERQESHIELIASENYTSPRVLEAQGSVLTNKYAEGYPGKRYYGGCEHVDVVEQLAIDRAKELFGADYANVQPHSGSQANAAVYMALLEPHDTVLGMSLAHGGHLTHGAKVNFSGKIYNAVQYGLDETTGEIDYAQVEALAREHKPKMIVAGFSAYSRVIDWKRFRDIADAVGAWLFVDMAHVAGLVAAGLYPNPVPFADVVTTTTHKTLRGPRGGLILARANPDLEKKLNSIVFPGIQGGPLMHVIAAKAVALKEALQPEFKTYQAQVLKNARVMAGEFIERGYKIVSGGTDDHLFLVDLVAKGITGKAADAALGTAHITVNKNAVPNDPQSPFVTSGIRIGTPAITSRGFKEAEAKELTHWICDVLDDIDDESVIAAVREKVKALCARFPVYPASR, from the coding sequence ATGTTTGCCATGACCGACCGCATCGCCGGTTTCGACGACGAACTCAAGGCCGCGATGGACGCGGAATTCGAGCGCCAGGAATCGCACATCGAGCTCATCGCTTCCGAGAACTACACCAGCCCGCGTGTGCTCGAGGCGCAGGGCAGCGTGCTCACCAACAAGTACGCCGAGGGCTATCCCGGCAAGCGCTACTACGGTGGTTGCGAGCACGTCGATGTGGTCGAGCAACTCGCGATCGACCGTGCCAAGGAGCTGTTCGGCGCCGACTACGCCAACGTGCAGCCGCACTCCGGCTCCCAGGCCAACGCCGCGGTGTACATGGCGCTGCTCGAGCCGCACGACACCGTGCTCGGCATGAGCCTGGCCCATGGCGGTCACCTGACCCACGGTGCCAAGGTCAACTTCTCGGGCAAGATCTACAACGCCGTGCAGTACGGCCTCGACGAAACCACCGGCGAGATCGATTACGCGCAGGTCGAGGCGCTGGCGCGCGAGCACAAGCCGAAGATGATCGTCGCCGGCTTCTCCGCCTACTCCCGCGTCATCGACTGGAAGCGCTTCCGTGACATCGCCGACGCCGTCGGTGCCTGGTTGTTCGTGGACATGGCGCACGTCGCCGGCTTGGTCGCCGCCGGCCTGTACCCCAACCCGGTGCCCTTCGCCGATGTGGTCACCACCACCACCCACAAGACCCTGCGCGGCCCGCGCGGCGGCCTGATCCTGGCGCGCGCCAACCCGGATCTGGAGAAGAAGCTCAACTCGATCGTCTTCCCCGGCATCCAGGGCGGTCCGCTGATGCACGTCATCGCCGCCAAGGCGGTGGCGCTGAAGGAAGCGCTGCAGCCCGAGTTCAAGACCTACCAGGCGCAGGTGCTGAAGAACGCGCGCGTGATGGCGGGCGAATTCATCGAGCGCGGCTACAAGATCGTCTCCGGCGGCACCGACGACCACCTGTTCCTGGTCGACCTGGTCGCCAAGGGCATCACCGGCAAGGCCGCCGACGCCGCGCTCGGCACCGCCCACATCACGGTGAACAAGAACGCCGTGCCCAACGATCCGCAGTCGCCCTTCGTCACCAGCGGCATCCGCATCGGCACGCCGGCGATCACCAGCCGCGGCTTCAAGGAGGCCGAGGCGAAGGAGCTGACGCACTGGATCTGCGACGTGCTCGACGACATCGACGACGAATCGGTGATCGCCGCGGTGCGCGAGAAGGTGAAGGCCCTGTGCGCGCGCTTCCCCGTCTATCCGGCCAGCCGCTGA